The DNA segment GTAGGAGAACCTCTGAATCCCACAGAGCGGTGGCTAGGTCTCTGTGGTCATGGGTCCTGCACGGCAGTAAGGTTGAGGCCGCCAGCGCAGGCTCCCGTGTGCAGCACGTCTGTCGCCTGTCGAGCGGGTAGGTGGTGCTGGCGGGGGTGCGACTGTGGGCTCCTGGTAACCCTGGTGTCACCTTCTCTAGGTCATCAGTGAGTTGAACGGGAAGAACATCGAGGACGTCATTGCCCAGGGTGAGGCTGCATCCAGGCTTCGGTTTTCACGGTCCATCCTAATCCCTGCTGGCCAGCCTGGTGCCTGCCAGGTTTCGCTTGTGGACCAGAGCACCCTAGAAGCCTTAACCCAGAGGAGTGAGCAGGGTTTGGTGGCTCATGCCTGGGCGCTTCTAGACACCCTGCGGAGGGGGGCTCGTTCTCACTGGGCCCCTGTAAACAAGCTTCCCCGTTCTCCCTGGGTGGGAGGCATTGGGAGATGGGGCGTGCCAGGGGTGATCACAGGCCCCTGCCCTCTTCCGGGCATGTGGTTTATAGGGACATCAGGCTGGAGCTGGTGGGGAGCTGTTCCTGTTCTGGATGCCTGACAGGGCGAAGCCAGCCCAGCAGATGGCCTTGTCCCTGAGCTCAGTGCTGGGGGTGAGCATCTGGACCCTGGAGCAGTGGACCATCTGCCTGCTCATAAATGTGTCGTCCACCTTAGCTCCAGGGTGGGCACTGTGGACCTGCTGCCCCGCTCTCACTTGCCCTTTCTGGTTTCCGTAGGCATTGGCAAGCTGGCCAGCGTACCTtctggcggggctgtggctgtcGCCGCTGCCCCAGGGTCTGCAGCTCCTGCTGCAGGTTCTGCCCCAGCTGCAGGTAAGTGGAGGCTCAGGCAGCCGAGGCTGCACGTGAGCCAGGGTCTCTGGTGGGGGTGTGGCCTGCACCACGGGGAGGGCCTCACTCCCTGGGCTCTTCGTCCCCACagcagaggagaagaaagaagagaagaaggaggagtcGGAGGAGTCCGACGACGACATGGGCTTCGGCTTGTTTGACTAGAGTCCTGCTCCCTGCAAATAAAAACCCTTTGTACGTACTTGTCGAGCTGCTCGTGAGCACTTGGTTCGGTGTGGCCTCTGTGTGCTGGTCACGGGTGGAATGGGTGACCCCAAGGACCAGGAGTGGAGTGTCTGGTATGAGGCGTGTCCTGTGGGTCCTGAGGGGGCCAAGCCTTGAGCCCCCCTCTTGCCTCCGGTCCTGGTCCTGGCTCCTTAGGGGCCTTTGGCGGGGATACCCAGGAAAACCCCAAGAGCGGGGCTGGGGGAAGCGGGTCTAGCCAGCTAAGCCCAGCAGATCCCATGAGACTGGTAGTGTCTTCAGCAGCACGAGAGATGTGCGTGTGGGTCCCTGGCCTTAGGGGTCTGATTGTTCAGGTCTGTGCCCTGGTTCCACTTTAATCTTGGGGGCAGTCGCTtagctcctctgagcctcagtgtccccagctgTCTGGTGGGCCAGCACCTTTGCTGGGCAGATGTGGAAATGGTTTGTGGGCAGTGACGTCTGACCACGAGCTCTCTCTGTCCTCTTGGGGCAGGCCTGCCCATCCCCCTTCTGCAAGGCTTTGACCTGGAATGTGGGGCAGAGGCCCTCCTGTTCCCGTTCCCTGCCTGGGCATCTTTCTGGCCCTGCAGCTGTTGGCAGGTTTCTGGGCCTTGTGCCCCTTGCCGACCAGTGGTGCCAGGCTGCCCGGTAGATGCTCAGCTTTGCTCTCTCTCTGAGGGCTGCGGGGGAGGGTGTTACATGTACTGAGGGTCAGGCCACGGCACTGAAGGACTTGTCTACGGGacagtggggtggaggggggctctCTCGGGGAGAGGCTCCAGGGCAGGAGTCATGGGATGGAGGGAAAGAAGGCCTAAGCCCCTTGTGTTTCCCAGAGGAGTGGGGAGCAGGATGGGGTGGTGGGGACCACTGTGGGGGTCCTAGCAGTGTGGGCTGCAAGAGGAACCGTCTGAGTGGGGGTCATGGCTGCCAAGGGCACAGCTGGCAAGGGGCTGTGGTCCGAGGCTcgggcagaggagtggatccagggTCCAACAGCAGAGGGCAGCATCTCTGCCGTGGGTCTTGTGTGGCCAGAGGACACTGTGCGTGTCCATAACAGGCATGACCCCTGCCTGGCAGTCATCAGACACCAGGGTTTCTCATCTGGGGTGAAAGGAGGGGGCAggtcctcccaccccagccaggaTTCCAGGAAGGGCTGCCCTGTTCCTGGCTCCAGAGCACACAGCCCCAGGAGGGAGGGACGTCCCCAAAACAGTTCAGCCAGGGTACAGAAACTGGAGCAGAGGTCCTCCACTGGAACAGCGTTGCCCTCCCAGGCCTCGCAGTCCCTGGAAGCAAGGAGGGGATCCTGGCCTCTCCTTGAGTGGGTAAGAGGTGGGCCTTCTTAGGTtcctggctcctttttttttttttttttggtctttttgcctcttctagggctgctcccacctcatacggaggttcccaggctaggggtttaatcggagctgtagccaccggcctatgccacagccacagccactcgggatccgagctgcatctgcaacctacaccacagatcacggcaatgccggatccttaacccgctgagcaaagccagggatggaaccgcaacctcatggttcctcgtcggattgggttttttttgggttttttttgtctttttgctgtttcgtgggccgctctcgtggcatatggaggtccccaggctaggggtctaatcagagatgtagctgccagcctacgccagagccacagcaacgcaggatcggagccgcatctgcgacctacaccacagctcacggcaacgccggatcagttaacccactgagcaagggcagggatcgaacccacaacctcatggtccctagtcggattgttaaccactgagccacggtgggaactccacccGGCTCTTCCTCGAGGCTCCCTGGTGACTCCCTGGACTTGGAGGGGGGCCTCGGGcatctgccccacccccactgtgtCAACACCCCTGTTCCCTGCTGCCTCCAGCAGCCTTCCCAAGCGCTCAGTCACCTTGGCGGGCCGCTCCCACTGTACAGCACCTCCATCCAAAGCATCTGGGGATTCTAAGTCAAATTCCTCGCCGGGTCTGCCTTCCCCTTTCCCAGCACCCAGGCCCAAGCCCCCCTCGCCTCAGTTCTCCCACCTGGGTACAGTTGTGGCCCCGTGCCCTTTCCAGGACAACCAGGAACACTACTCggtctttctctgatttctctcccactgccccaccccaccccgagggAGGGCCCGTTTGTCTTGATCTTGTTCGCTCTTGGTCCCTGTACCAGGCACGCTGGGTGCTAAGTGTGGGTGGCTTAGAGCACAGAGGCTGAGTGCCACCTGGCATGACCTCAGACGACCCTGTTCTGGGGAGGTCCTGCTCTGGCTTCTGGGCCTGGATGGGGGGCAGCCCCAAGCTGCAGCCCTGGCACAGCTGGGTCCTGAGCCTCCTGTGGCGTGTGTGCTGCTGGGTAGACAGACCAGCTCCCCACTAACCCAGCGGAGACAAGCCCCTTGGGGGGCGGGGTAGGGCGCAGAGCTGGCCCAAGGATCCAAGTGAGGCTAGGACTGCCCCACAGTCCAAGAGGAAAATGCGGTGGGGAGGGTGACATCACTGGGAGGCCTCCAGCTGCCGGGGCCATTAGTGCTGGAAGGGCAAGGTCTGAGTCAGCCCCTCCTAGACCCCACAGCcggaggaggagctggggtgggaggcaAGAGCAACCCAGGTTG comes from the Phacochoerus africanus isolate WHEZ1 chromosome 4, ROS_Pafr_v1, whole genome shotgun sequence genome and includes:
- the RPLP2 gene encoding 60S acidic ribosomal protein P2 isoform X2 codes for the protein MRYVASYLLAALGGNTSPSAKDIKKILDSVGIEADDDRLNKVISELNGKNIEDVIAQGIGKLASVPSGGAVAVAAAPGSAAPAAGSAPAAEEKKEEKKEESEESDDDMGFGLFD
- the RPLP2 gene encoding 60S acidic ribosomal protein P2 isoform X1, translating into MRYVASYLLAALGGNTSPSAKDIKKILDSVGIEADDDRLNKVISELNGKNIEDVIAQGIGKLASVPSGGAVAVAAAPGSAAPAAGSAPAAAEEKKEEKKEESEESDDDMGFGLFD